In a genomic window of Streptomyces sp. NBC_01231:
- a CDS encoding response regulator transcription factor codes for MTPPPTAPPVRVLLADDHTLVRRGVRLILEGEPDLTVVAEAGDGAEAVELARARDVDLAVLDIAMPRMTGLQAARELSRRLPGLHILVLTMYDNEQYFFEALKAGASGYVLKSVADRDLVEACRAAVRDEPFIYPGAERALVRSYLERLHRGHGLPERAITEREEEILKLVAEGHTSREIGELLFISPKTVERHRANLLQKLGVRDRLELTRYAIRAGLIDP; via the coding sequence ATGACGCCGCCGCCGACCGCGCCCCCCGTCCGCGTTCTGCTCGCCGACGACCACACCCTCGTACGCCGAGGAGTGCGCCTGATCCTGGAGGGGGAGCCGGACCTCACGGTCGTGGCGGAGGCCGGTGACGGGGCGGAGGCGGTGGAGCTGGCACGCGCGCGTGACGTCGATCTGGCCGTCCTGGACATCGCGATGCCCCGTATGACCGGCCTTCAGGCGGCCCGCGAACTCTCCCGCCGACTACCCGGCCTGCACATCCTCGTCCTCACGATGTACGACAACGAGCAGTACTTCTTCGAGGCCCTCAAGGCCGGCGCCAGCGGCTATGTCCTGAAGTCCGTGGCCGACCGTGACCTCGTCGAGGCGTGCCGGGCGGCCGTACGCGACGAACCGTTCATCTACCCGGGCGCTGAACGGGCCCTCGTCCGCTCCTACCTGGAGCGTCTCCACCGGGGCCACGGCCTGCCCGAACGGGCCATCACCGAGCGCGAGGAGGAGATCCTCAAGCTGGTGGCCGAGGGTCACACCTCCAGGGAGATCGGCGAACTGCTCTTCATCAGCCCCAAGACGGTCGAACGCCACCGTGCGAACCTCCTCCAGAAGCTCGGCGTGCGCGACCGGCTGGAACTGACCCGCTACGCGATCCGGGCCGGTCTGATCGACCCGTGA
- a CDS encoding potassium transporter TrkA produces MSAPRLKATPLPGIGVQYDLVTREQRHLSVVAHRDGARTLSVYRADDPDSCAQSLRLTGAEAGTLIDALKPSHHSPSLLYTTDLGLVAERVEVAAASRWNGRVLGDTRMRTDTGASVVAVLRRTEAIPSPAPDFRLVGGDTLIVIGTREGVDAAAAILGRE; encoded by the coding sequence GTGTCTGCTCCACGCCTGAAGGCGACGCCGCTGCCGGGTATCGGGGTCCAGTACGACCTCGTCACCCGGGAACAACGCCACCTGTCCGTGGTGGCGCACCGCGACGGCGCCCGCACGCTGAGCGTGTACCGGGCCGACGACCCCGACTCCTGTGCCCAGTCGCTGCGCCTGACCGGTGCCGAGGCGGGAACGCTGATCGACGCGTTGAAGCCGTCCCACCACAGTCCGAGCCTGCTCTACACGACCGACCTGGGACTGGTCGCCGAGCGGGTGGAGGTGGCGGCGGCTTCTCGGTGGAACGGACGTGTCCTGGGCGACACGCGGATGCGCACCGACACAGGTGCCTCCGTGGTGGCGGTGCTGCGGCGAACCGAGGCGATCCCGTCGCCGGCGCCGGACTTCCGGCTCGTCGGCGGTGACACCCTCATCGTGATCGGCACCCGTGAGGGCGTCGACGCCGCCGCCGCGATACTCGGTCGGGAGTGA
- a CDS encoding HAMP domain-containing histidine kinase, translating to MRTRLLPLLIILMAAVLLALGVPLAVSVAGAQQQEVVVDRIDDTARFAALAQFVTDTPGESNERRVTLDSELTSYFEVYGIQAGVFYANQSAMAKAPKSFALPAAGVVRDAYDEALLSRRSHDPHQVWPWQRGRLVVASPVIRDGDVVAVVVTDSPTGQMRSRILQGWLIIGAGEIAAMLLAVGAALRLTGWVLRPVRILDTTTHMIASGALKSRVAAAGGPPELRRLARSFNEMADNVEDVLEQQRAFVADASHQLRNPLAALLLRIELLAFELPEGNQEIASVQAEGKRLAQVLDDLLDLALAEHTEADLRITDIGALTTERVAAWSPTAEAKGVRLVGDCPPTTAWADPVTLSSALDAVIDNAVKFTPEDATVEVTVASDGDTSTVVVSDRGPGLTDEELARIGDRFWRSGRHQNVRGSGLGLSISRTLLAAGGGSISYAHHEPHGLTVTVRVPRSGPVA from the coding sequence GTGCGCACACGTCTTCTCCCGCTGCTCATCATCCTGATGGCGGCCGTGCTGCTGGCGCTCGGCGTCCCCCTCGCCGTGAGCGTCGCGGGGGCCCAGCAGCAGGAGGTGGTCGTCGACCGGATCGACGACACGGCGCGCTTCGCGGCGCTCGCCCAGTTCGTCACCGACACCCCCGGTGAGTCGAACGAGCGCCGGGTGACCCTGGACAGCGAGCTCACCAGCTACTTCGAGGTCTACGGAATCCAGGCGGGTGTCTTTTACGCCAACCAGAGCGCCATGGCCAAGGCGCCGAAGAGCTTCGCCCTCCCCGCGGCGGGCGTGGTGCGCGACGCGTACGACGAGGCGCTGCTGAGCCGGCGCAGCCATGACCCCCACCAGGTGTGGCCCTGGCAGCGTGGCCGCCTGGTCGTCGCCTCGCCGGTCATCCGGGACGGCGATGTCGTCGCGGTGGTGGTCACCGACTCACCCACCGGGCAGATGCGGTCGAGGATCCTGCAGGGCTGGCTGATCATCGGCGCGGGGGAGATCGCCGCGATGCTGCTGGCCGTCGGCGCCGCCCTGCGGCTGACGGGCTGGGTGCTCAGGCCCGTGCGCATCCTGGACACCACCACTCACATGATCGCGAGTGGCGCCCTGAAGTCCCGGGTCGCCGCCGCCGGCGGCCCGCCGGAGCTGCGCAGGCTCGCCCGGTCGTTCAACGAGATGGCGGACAACGTCGAGGACGTCCTGGAGCAGCAGCGCGCCTTCGTCGCCGACGCCTCGCACCAGTTGCGCAACCCGCTCGCGGCGCTGCTGCTGCGCATCGAACTGCTCGCCTTCGAACTGCCGGAGGGCAACCAGGAGATCGCCTCCGTCCAGGCTGAGGGCAAGCGCCTGGCCCAGGTCCTCGACGATCTGCTCGACCTGGCCCTCGCCGAGCACACCGAGGCGGACCTGAGGATCACCGACATCGGAGCGCTGACCACCGAGCGGGTCGCCGCCTGGTCGCCGACCGCCGAGGCCAAGGGCGTACGGCTGGTGGGCGACTGCCCGCCCACCACCGCGTGGGCCGACCCGGTCACGCTCTCCAGCGCGCTGGACGCCGTGATCGACAACGCGGTGAAGTTCACGCCGGAGGACGCGACCGTGGAGGTCACGGTCGCCTCCGACGGCGACACCTCCACCGTCGTGGTCAGCGACCGCGGCCCCGGTCTGACCGACGAGGAACTCGCCCGCATCGGCGACCGCTTCTGGCGCAGCGGCCGCCACCAGAACGTGAGGGGCTCCGGCCTCGGCCTGTCCATCTCCCGGACGCTGCTCGCGGCGGGCGGCGGCTCGATCTCCTACGCCCACCACGAGCCGCACGGGCTGACGGTCACGGTGCGGGTGCCGCGGTCGGGCCCGGTGGCGTGA
- a CDS encoding HAMP domain-containing sensor histidine kinase translates to MGVVTDMRGRREAARLLAAAPHTVGAAGGPDFGPEGAGRDGKGGTRVVSLFWRIFSLNALGLVAAAALLLGPVTVSTPVLPGEALAVVVGLAALLAANALVLRVGLAPLERLGRAMAAADLRRPGARAPVAGPAETAALITTYNTMLDRLEAERAAGAARALSAQERERRRIARELHDEVGQTLTAVLLQLKRVADRTPEQLRDEVGQAQEATRAGLDEIRRIARRLRPGVLEELGLTSALRSLAAEFTTHGLAVRHHIPGDLPHLTEESELVLYRVAQEGLTNTARHSAADRAEVRLRSVPDGVELLVRDNGKGLDGASEGSGISGMRERALLIGAALSLGPAPVRGTDIRLRVPVATGDGR, encoded by the coding sequence ATGGGTGTTGTCACGGATATGCGCGGCCGACGCGAGGCCGCGAGGCTGCTGGCAGCCGCTCCGCACACAGTGGGGGCGGCGGGCGGGCCGGACTTCGGACCGGAGGGTGCCGGAAGGGACGGGAAGGGCGGAACCAGGGTCGTGTCGCTGTTCTGGCGGATCTTCTCGCTCAACGCCCTCGGCCTGGTCGCGGCCGCCGCGCTGCTGCTGGGCCCGGTGACCGTGTCGACCCCCGTCCTGCCCGGCGAGGCGCTGGCCGTCGTCGTGGGCCTCGCCGCCCTGCTGGCAGCCAACGCGCTCGTGCTGCGTGTCGGCCTCGCCCCTCTTGAGCGACTGGGCCGGGCCATGGCCGCCGCCGACCTGCGGCGTCCCGGAGCCCGGGCCCCGGTCGCCGGCCCCGCCGAGACGGCAGCGCTGATCACGACGTACAACACCATGCTCGACCGTCTGGAGGCCGAGCGTGCCGCGGGCGCGGCCCGGGCGCTGTCCGCCCAGGAGCGCGAACGCCGGCGCATCGCCCGCGAGCTCCACGACGAGGTCGGACAGACCCTGACCGCCGTCCTCCTGCAGCTCAAGCGGGTCGCCGACCGGACGCCCGAGCAACTGCGCGACGAGGTCGGCCAGGCGCAGGAGGCCACCCGCGCGGGCCTCGACGAGATCCGCCGCATAGCGCGCCGACTGCGCCCCGGTGTCCTGGAGGAACTCGGCCTGACCAGCGCCCTGCGCTCCCTCGCTGCCGAGTTCACCACCCACGGCCTGGCGGTCCGTCACCACATCCCCGGCGACCTGCCCCATCTGACCGAGGAGTCCGAACTCGTGCTCTACCGGGTGGCCCAGGAGGGCCTCACCAACACCGCGCGGCACTCCGCCGCCGACCGCGCGGAAGTCCGGTTGCGGTCGGTGCCGGACGGTGTCGAACTCCTCGTACGCGACAACGGCAAGGGCCTCGACGGGGCCTCGGAAGGCTCCGGCATCAGCGGTATGCGCGAACGCGCGCTCCTCATAGGGGCCGCGCTCTCCCTCGGGCCCGCTCCGGTACGGGGCACCGACATACGGCTGCGCGTCCCTGTCGCGACCGGGGACGGCCGCTGA
- a CDS encoding cation:proton antiporter, with protein sequence MHSAVLLIEFGSIILCLGLLGRFAARFRLSPIPLYLLAGLAFGEGGLLPLGASEEFIATGAEIGVILLLLMLGLEYTASDLVTNLKSHYPAGLVDGALNAVPGAAAALLLGWGPVAAVVLAGVTWISSSGVIAKVLGDLGRVGNRETPVILSVLVLEDLAMAVYLPIVTALVAGAGLLAGSLTLAIALGAAGLVLFVAVRYGRLISRFVSSDDPEKLLLVVLGLTILVAGVAQQLQVSAAVGAFLVGIALSGEVAEGAHTLLSPLRDLFAAVFFVFFGLHTDPASIPPVLLPALALALLTAATKIATGYWAARRAGISVKGRWRTGGALVARGEFSIVIAGLAVSAGIEPSLGPLATAYVLILVVLGPLTARFTEPLASWWTDRFGDRTQVPEGSARTAEAEAEAEARASVGGD encoded by the coding sequence ATGCATTCCGCGGTTCTGCTGATCGAGTTCGGTTCCATCATTCTCTGCCTCGGCCTGCTCGGCCGGTTCGCCGCCCGCTTCCGCCTCTCCCCCATTCCGCTGTACCTGCTGGCCGGGCTCGCCTTCGGCGAGGGCGGACTGCTTCCGCTCGGGGCCAGTGAGGAGTTCATCGCGACGGGTGCCGAGATCGGCGTCATCCTGCTCCTGCTGATGCTCGGCCTGGAGTACACGGCCAGTGACCTGGTCACCAATCTCAAGTCCCACTATCCGGCCGGGCTCGTCGACGGCGCGCTCAACGCCGTCCCGGGAGCGGCGGCGGCACTGCTGCTCGGCTGGGGTCCGGTGGCCGCGGTCGTACTCGCCGGCGTCACCTGGATCTCGTCGTCCGGGGTCATCGCGAAGGTGCTCGGGGACCTGGGCCGGGTGGGCAACCGGGAGACCCCGGTGATCCTCAGTGTCCTCGTCCTGGAGGACCTGGCGATGGCGGTCTATCTGCCGATCGTCACCGCGCTGGTGGCCGGAGCGGGGCTGCTGGCCGGCAGCCTCACCCTCGCGATCGCGCTGGGCGCGGCGGGACTCGTCCTCTTCGTGGCCGTGCGATACGGCCGTCTGATCTCGCGTTTCGTCTCCAGCGACGATCCGGAGAAGCTGCTCCTGGTCGTGCTCGGCCTGACCATTCTGGTCGCCGGTGTCGCGCAGCAGCTCCAGGTGTCGGCCGCGGTGGGCGCGTTCCTGGTGGGCATCGCGCTGTCCGGCGAGGTCGCCGAGGGCGCGCACACCCTGCTGAGCCCCTTGCGGGATCTCTTCGCCGCCGTGTTCTTCGTCTTCTTCGGACTGCACACCGACCCGGCCAGCATCCCGCCGGTCCTGCTGCCCGCGCTCGCGCTGGCGCTGCTCACCGCGGCCACGAAGATCGCCACCGGCTACTGGGCGGCCCGGCGGGCCGGGATCTCCGTCAAGGGCCGCTGGCGGACGGGCGGCGCGCTGGTGGCGCGCGGCGAGTTCTCGATTGTCATCGCCGGGCTGGCGGTCAGCGCGGGCATCGAGCCCTCGCTGGGTCCCCTGGCCACGGCGTACGTCCTCATCCTGGTCGTCCTCGGCCCGCTCACCGCCCGCTTCACGGAGCCCCTGGCGTCCTGGTGGACCGACCGCTTCGGCGACCGTACGCAGGTACCCGAAGGCTCTGCGCGTACGGCGGAGGCGGAGGCGGAGGCGGAGGCGAGGGCCTCGGTCGGCGGCGACTGA
- a CDS encoding amino acid ABC transporter ATP-binding protein — MTEVSVAKEDVAATGELVVLKSVNKHFGALHVLQDIDLTIARGEVVVVIGPSGSGKSTLCRAINRLETIDSGAIAIDGKPLPQEGKQLARLRADVGMVFQSFNLFAHKTVLENVMLGQIKVRRTDKKKAEEKARALLDRVGVATQADKYPAQLSGGQQQRVAIARALAMDPKVMLFDEPTSALDPEMINEVLEVMQQLARDGMTMIVVTHEMGFARSAANRVVFMADGRIVEEAVPDQFFNNPRSDRAKDFLSKILHH; from the coding sequence ATGACCGAAGTATCGGTGGCCAAGGAAGATGTGGCCGCGACCGGAGAACTGGTCGTCCTGAAGAGCGTCAACAAGCACTTCGGCGCGTTGCACGTACTCCAGGACATCGACCTCACGATCGCCCGCGGCGAGGTCGTCGTGGTCATCGGGCCCTCCGGGTCCGGGAAGTCCACCCTGTGCCGCGCCATCAACCGCCTGGAGACGATCGACTCCGGCGCGATCGCCATCGACGGCAAGCCGCTGCCCCAGGAGGGCAAGCAGCTGGCCCGGCTGCGCGCCGACGTCGGAATGGTGTTCCAGTCCTTCAACCTGTTCGCGCACAAGACGGTGCTCGAGAACGTCATGCTGGGCCAGATCAAGGTCCGCAGGACGGACAAGAAGAAAGCCGAGGAGAAGGCGCGCGCCCTGCTCGACCGGGTGGGCGTGGCCACGCAGGCCGACAAGTACCCCGCACAGCTCTCCGGCGGCCAGCAGCAGCGCGTCGCCATCGCGCGGGCCCTGGCCATGGACCCCAAGGTCATGCTCTTCGACGAGCCCACGTCGGCTCTCGACCCGGAGATGATCAACGAGGTCCTGGAGGTCATGCAGCAGCTCGCGCGTGACGGCATGACCATGATCGTCGTCACCCATGAGATGGGCTTCGCTCGTTCGGCTGCCAACCGGGTGGTGTTCATGGCCGACGGCCGCATCGTCGAAGAGGCTGTGCCGGACCAGTTCTTCAACAACCCGCGCAGCGACCGCGCCAAGGACTTCCTGTCCAAGATCCTGCACCACTGA
- a CDS encoding amino acid ABC transporter permease, with amino-acid sequence MFDFLEGYDVLGAFWMTVKLTALSALGSLVWGTLLAAMRVSPVPLMRGFGTAYVNIVRNIPLTVIIVFTSLGLADIFGMTMGASDDVDALSFRLAVLGLVAYTASFVCEAIRSGINTVPVGQAEAARAIGLSFSQVLSLIVLPQAFRSVIGPLANVLIALTKNTTVAAAIGVAEAALLMKEMIENEAQTLAIGAVFAFGFVVLTLPTGLFLGWLSKRLAVKR; translated from the coding sequence GTGTTCGACTTTCTTGAAGGTTACGACGTCCTCGGGGCGTTCTGGATGACGGTGAAACTCACCGCCCTCTCCGCCCTCGGCTCCCTGGTCTGGGGCACCCTGCTCGCCGCGATGCGGGTCAGTCCGGTCCCGCTCATGCGCGGGTTCGGCACCGCCTACGTGAATATCGTCCGGAACATCCCCCTCACGGTCATCATCGTCTTCACCTCGCTCGGTCTCGCCGACATCTTCGGCATGACGATGGGCGCGTCCGACGACGTCGACGCCCTGAGCTTCCGCCTGGCCGTGCTCGGTCTGGTCGCCTACACTGCCTCGTTCGTCTGCGAGGCGATCCGCTCCGGTATCAACACCGTGCCCGTCGGGCAGGCCGAGGCGGCGCGCGCGATCGGTCTGAGCTTCAGCCAGGTCCTGAGCCTGATCGTCCTGCCGCAGGCCTTCCGCTCGGTCATCGGACCGCTGGCCAACGTGCTGATCGCGCTGACCAAGAACACCACTGTGGCGGCAGCGATCGGTGTGGCGGAGGCTGCCCTCCTGATGAAGGAGATGATCGAGAACGAGGCACAGACGCTGGCCATTGGCGCGGTGTTCGCCTTCGGGTTCGTGGTGCTGACCCTTCCCACCGGCCTCTTCCTCGGCTGGCTCAGCAAGCGACTGGCGGTGAAGCGATGA
- a CDS encoding TAXI family TRAP transporter solute-binding subunit, protein MSRGFPRISRRRALQGAAAGFVAFALLLWWLLPLGEEPPSGTIKFSTGTQAGVYQKYGEMLKDAFGKDMPALKVQLKDSEGSQVNVRRVATGKADFTIAAADAVKTYELEKGADADRLRGVARLYDDYVQLVVPRDSSIRSVAQLKGKRVAIGPAGSGVRLIAERVLKAAGIDAQKDVTPFSDGINNGPNRLKRGGIDAFFWSSGLPTGGLVTLSKTFAFRFVPIGAGLVTKLHDQGGASRYYRATNMPASAYPSVQRGATVATIAVSNLLITRADMDPRLTEWLTRTVIRSRDRIGEEVHSAQLVDVRTAIYTDPLPLHDGARRYYQSVKP, encoded by the coding sequence ATGTCCAGAGGCTTCCCCCGTATCAGCAGGCGCCGGGCCCTGCAGGGCGCTGCCGCCGGGTTCGTCGCGTTCGCGCTGCTCCTGTGGTGGCTGCTGCCCCTGGGCGAGGAGCCACCGAGCGGGACGATCAAGTTCAGCACGGGAACGCAGGCCGGCGTGTACCAGAAGTACGGAGAGATGCTGAAGGACGCGTTCGGCAAGGACATGCCTGCCCTCAAGGTCCAGCTGAAGGACAGCGAAGGCTCACAGGTCAACGTCAGACGCGTGGCGACCGGGAAGGCCGACTTCACCATCGCCGCAGCCGACGCGGTGAAGACGTACGAGCTCGAAAAGGGTGCCGATGCCGACCGGCTGCGCGGGGTGGCGCGGCTGTACGACGACTACGTACAGCTCGTCGTTCCGCGCGACTCCTCCATCCGCTCCGTGGCTCAGTTGAAGGGCAAGCGCGTTGCCATAGGGCCGGCCGGCTCGGGTGTGCGGCTGATAGCCGAACGGGTGCTCAAGGCGGCGGGTATCGACGCCCAGAAGGACGTCACGCCGTTCTCCGACGGCATCAACAACGGCCCGAACCGGTTGAAGCGGGGCGGGATCGACGCGTTCTTCTGGTCGAGCGGACTGCCGACGGGGGGGTTGGTGACCCTGTCCAAGACCTTCGCCTTCCGCTTCGTACCGATCGGTGCCGGCCTCGTCACGAAGCTGCACGACCAGGGCGGCGCGAGCCGCTACTACCGGGCCACCAACATGCCGGCGTCGGCCTACCCGTCGGTGCAGAGGGGGGCCACGGTGGCGACGATCGCGGTGTCCAATCTGCTGATCACCCGCGCGGACATGGACCCGAGGCTCACCGAGTGGCTGACCCGGACCGTGATCAGGAGCCGGGACCGCATCGGCGAAGAAGTCCACTCCGCCCAGTTGGTCGACGTACGCACGGCGATCTACACGGATCCGTTGCCCCTGCACGACGGCGCCCGGCGCTACTACCAGTCCGTCAAGCCGTAG
- a CDS encoding glutamate ABC transporter substrate-binding protein, with the protein MKLRKVTAASATVLALALTATACGGDDSKDSSSGSGGGKIKIGIKYDQPGLGLKEPDGSFSGFDVDVATYVAKELGYKPDQIEWVETKSADRENALARGDVKFIAATYSINDERKQKVDFAGPYLLAHQDLLVKKDSDITKATDLNGKKLCSVTGSTSAQNIKNDIAPKAQLQQRGGYSECIAGLQSGAVDAVTTDDSILAGFAAQEQYKGQFKLAGLKLSNENYGIGVKKGDSATVDKINTALEKMVSDKAWDKAVQDNFGPADYKNEPAPKIGNIVK; encoded by the coding sequence ATGAAGCTCCGCAAGGTCACCGCCGCCTCGGCCACCGTCCTCGCGCTCGCACTGACCGCCACTGCCTGCGGCGGCGACGACAGCAAGGACTCCAGCTCGGGCTCCGGCGGCGGCAAGATCAAGATCGGCATCAAGTACGACCAGCCGGGCCTCGGTCTGAAGGAGCCCGACGGTTCCTTCTCCGGCTTCGACGTGGACGTGGCGACCTACGTGGCCAAGGAGCTCGGCTACAAGCCCGACCAGATCGAGTGGGTCGAGACCAAGAGCGCCGACCGCGAGAACGCCCTCGCCCGCGGCGACGTGAAGTTCATCGCGGCCACGTACTCGATCAACGACGAGCGCAAGCAGAAGGTCGACTTCGCCGGCCCCTATCTGCTGGCCCACCAGGACCTGCTGGTCAAGAAGGACTCGGACATCACCAAGGCCACGGACCTCAACGGCAAGAAGCTGTGCTCCGTGACCGGCTCCACCTCGGCGCAGAACATCAAGAACGACATCGCCCCGAAGGCCCAGCTGCAGCAGCGCGGCGGCTACTCGGAGTGCATCGCGGGCCTGCAGAGCGGCGCCGTGGACGCGGTGACCACCGACGACTCGATCCTCGCGGGCTTCGCCGCGCAGGAGCAGTACAAGGGTCAGTTCAAGCTCGCCGGCCTCAAGCTGAGCAACGAGAACTACGGCATCGGTGTGAAGAAGGGCGACTCCGCGACGGTGGACAAGATCAACACCGCGCTGGAGAAGATGGTCAGCGACAAGGCCTGGGACAAGGCGGTCCAGGACAACTTCGGTCCGGCCGACTACAAGAACGAGCCCGCGCCCAAGATCGGCAACATCGTCAAGTAA
- a CDS encoding response regulator transcription factor, with the protein MRLLLVEDDNHVAAALSAVLARHGFDVTHARSGEEALQALVPEGAGFGVVLLDLGLPDQDGYEVCGKIRKRTAIPVIMVTARADVRSRIHGLNLGADDYVVKPYDTGELLARIHAVSRRTVQEDTPGGGESALRLGPVHIELPTRQVSVDGSVIQLTRKEFDLLALLAQRPGVVFRREQIISEVWRTSWEGTGRTLEVHVASLRAKLRMPALIETVRGVGYRLVAPNS; encoded by the coding sequence ATGAGACTTCTCCTCGTCGAGGACGACAACCACGTTGCCGCCGCACTGTCCGCGGTCCTGGCGCGACACGGTTTCGACGTCACACACGCGCGCAGTGGCGAGGAGGCCCTCCAGGCGCTCGTCCCTGAGGGCGCGGGCTTCGGCGTCGTCCTGCTCGACCTGGGCCTGCCCGACCAGGACGGCTACGAGGTGTGCGGCAAGATCCGCAAGCGCACCGCCATTCCGGTGATCATGGTCACCGCCCGCGCGGACGTCCGCTCCCGCATCCACGGCCTCAACCTCGGCGCCGACGACTACGTGGTCAAGCCGTACGACACCGGCGAACTGCTCGCCCGTATCCACGCCGTCAGCCGGCGCACCGTCCAGGAGGACACCCCGGGCGGTGGCGAGAGCGCGCTGCGCCTCGGTCCGGTGCACATCGAGCTGCCCACCCGCCAGGTCAGCGTGGACGGTTCGGTCATCCAGCTGACCCGCAAGGAGTTCGACCTCCTCGCGCTCCTCGCCCAGCGCCCCGGTGTGGTCTTCCGCCGGGAGCAGATCATCAGCGAGGTGTGGCGTACCAGCTGGGAGGGGACCGGGCGCACCCTGGAGGTGCATGTCGCGTCCCTGCGCGCCAAGCTGCGCATGCCCGCCCTGATCGAGACCGTACGAGGCGTGGGCTACCGGCTCGTCGCCCCCAACTCGTAG
- a CDS encoding amino acid ABC transporter permease, with protein MSSVLYDTPGPRAKRRNVLFSVIFFVLLALLLWWVWLTMDEKNQLTWALWKPFTQSQAWTTYLLPGLADTLKAAALAMVIALPLGAFFGIARLSDHRWVRATAGTVVEFFRSIPVLLLMLFANELYVRSSGISSEDRPLYAVVTGLVLYNASVLAEIVRAGILSLPKGQTEAAMAVGLRKGQTMTSVLLPQAVTAMLPAIVSQLVVIVKDTALGGVMLGFTELLNARQTLAAVYANVIPSFIVVAVIYIVLNFLLTSFASWLERRLRRSKKGTGVVLGEDTVEVNPAAVQKSFGTGAGGTT; from the coding sequence ATGAGCTCCGTTCTCTACGACACTCCGGGCCCCCGCGCCAAACGGCGCAACGTGCTCTTCTCGGTAATCTTCTTCGTCCTGCTGGCCCTGCTCCTGTGGTGGGTCTGGCTGACGATGGACGAAAAGAACCAGCTGACGTGGGCCCTGTGGAAGCCGTTCACCCAGTCACAGGCCTGGACGACGTATCTGCTGCCGGGCCTCGCCGACACATTGAAGGCCGCGGCGCTTGCCATGGTGATCGCCCTCCCGCTGGGCGCGTTCTTCGGCATCGCGCGCCTCTCGGACCACCGGTGGGTGCGGGCCACGGCCGGCACGGTGGTCGAGTTCTTCCGGTCGATCCCCGTCCTGCTGCTGATGCTGTTCGCCAACGAACTCTACGTCCGCTCCTCCGGCATCAGCAGCGAGGACCGGCCCCTCTACGCGGTCGTCACCGGCCTGGTGCTCTACAACGCTTCGGTCCTGGCCGAGATCGTCCGAGCCGGCATCCTGTCCCTTCCCAAGGGGCAGACGGAGGCCGCCATGGCGGTCGGTCTGCGCAAGGGCCAGACGATGACCAGCGTCCTGCTGCCGCAGGCAGTCACCGCGATGCTGCCGGCCATCGTCAGCCAGCTCGTCGTCATCGTGAAGGACACCGCGCTGGGCGGCGTGATGCTGGGCTTCACCGAGCTGCTCAACGCACGCCAGACGCTGGCGGCCGTCTACGCCAACGTCATCCCCAGCTTCATCGTCGTGGCCGTGATCTACATCGTGCTCAATTTCCTCCTCACCAGCTTCGCGAGCTGGCTGGAACGCCGTCTGCGGCGCAGCAAGAAGGGCACCGGCGTGGTCCTCGGCGAGGACACCGTGGAGGTGAACCCGGCTGCGGTGCAGAAAAGCTTCGGAACCGGCGCGGGAGGTACCACCTGA